A window of the Hypomesus transpacificus isolate Combined female chromosome 8, fHypTra1, whole genome shotgun sequence genome harbors these coding sequences:
- the trdmt1 gene encoding tRNA (cytosine(38)-C(5))-methyltransferase isoform X2: MDNIRVLELYSGIGGMHYALKESGVAAEVVAAVDVNTTANEIYKHNFPSTLLRPKTIEGMTLDDFDKFAFDMILMSPPCQPFTRIGLQGDVSDPRTKSFLYILDLLPRLIKLPRFILLENVKGFETSSARDSLVSTLKDCGYTYQELMVSPTSLGIPNSRLRYFLIAKAPPGSFSFHTSSEILEGFPSPAVQVVPEPSLVEPASCRSACQEEDEEKQEEGEGQILYKLETAKQADRKSSQNNDTSLRQIRDFLELVAGEGTEDGEEAEKYLLPAKTLLRYALLMDIVRPTCRRSVCFTKGYGHYVEGTGSVLQSCSETEVEEAFRGLEQLSEEEKLKQLSRLRLRYFTPREIANLMGFPKTFTFPENITTKQQYRVLGNSLNVHVVSRLIQLMVS, encoded by the exons ATGGATAACATCAGGGTATTAGAGTTGTACAGCGGAATTGGAGGAATGCATTATGCTCTGAAAG AGAGTGGGGTGGCCGCAGAAGTGGTGGCTGCTGTGGATGTGAACACCACAGCCAATGAAATCTACAAACACAACTTCCCCAGCACTCTCCTCAGGCCCAAGACCATCGAG GGAATGACATTGGACGATTTCGATAAATTCGCCTTTGACATGATTTTGATGAGCCCACCTTGCCAACCTTTCACCAG AATTGGCCTACAGGGTGACGTATCTGACCCCAGAACAAAGAGTTTCCTCTATATCCTGGATCTACTGCCCAG ACTCATTAAACTGCCACGCTTTATCCTGTTGGAGAACGTAAAAGGATTCGAGACCTCCTCTGCCAG GGACTCTCTGGTAAGCACCCTAAAGGACTGTGGATACACCTACCAGGAGCTAATGGTCTCCCCAACAAGT CTGGGGATCCCCAACTCCAGACTTCGATACTTCCTGATTGCCAAGGCTCCACCCGGAAGCTTCTCCTTCCACACCTCCTCCGAG ATTCTAGAAGGCTTCCCGTCTCCTGCTGTTCAGGTTGTTCCAGAACCTTCCTTAGTCGAGCCTGCTTCCTGTAGAAGCGCCTGccaggaggaagacgaggagaaacaggaagaaggagaggggcAAATCCTGTACAAACTAGAGACGGCCAAACAAGCTGACAGGAAGTCGAGTCAGAACAATGACACGTCGCTGCGACAGATCCGAGACTTCCTGGAGCTCGTAGCAGGAGAAGGGACGGAGGACGGCGAGGAGGCAGAGAAATACCTCCTCCCAGCTAAGACCCTCCTGCGCTACGCTCTGCTGATGGACATAGTCAGACCCACCTGTAGACGATCGGTTTGCTTCACCAAAGG CTATGGCCACTACGTAGAAGGAACCGGCTCTGTCCTACAGTCTTGCTCGGAGACAGAG GTGGAGGAAGCATTCAGAGGTCTGGAGCAGCTGtcggaggaggagaagctgaaGCAGCTGTCCAGGCTGAGGCTGCGCTACTTCACCCCCAGAGAGATCGCCAACCTCATGGGCTTCCCCAAGACCTTCA CCTTTCCAGAGAACATCACAACCAAGCAGCAATACAGAGTTCTGGGCAACAGTCTGAATGTTCATGTGGTGTCTAGACTCATACAGCTAATGGTGTCCTAA
- the trdmt1 gene encoding tRNA (cytosine(38)-C(5))-methyltransferase isoform X1, translating to MLNNQPNSNQNTCSTYHFHVFSPESGVAAEVVAAVDVNTTANEIYKHNFPSTLLRPKTIEGMTLDDFDKFAFDMILMSPPCQPFTRIGLQGDVSDPRTKSFLYILDLLPRLIKLPRFILLENVKGFETSSARDSLVSTLKDCGYTYQELMVSPTSLGIPNSRLRYFLIAKAPPGSFSFHTSSEILEGFPSPAVQVVPEPSLVEPASCRSACQEEDEEKQEEGEGQILYKLETAKQADRKSSQNNDTSLRQIRDFLELVAGEGTEDGEEAEKYLLPAKTLLRYALLMDIVRPTCRRSVCFTKGYGHYVEGTGSVLQSCSETEVEEAFRGLEQLSEEEKLKQLSRLRLRYFTPREIANLMGFPKTFTFPENITTKQQYRVLGNSLNVHVVSRLIQLMVS from the exons ATGTTGAATAACCAACCTAACAGCAATCAAAACACATGTTCGACATATCATTTCCATGTCTTTTCTCCAGAGAGTGGGGTGGCCGCAGAAGTGGTGGCTGCTGTGGATGTGAACACCACAGCCAATGAAATCTACAAACACAACTTCCCCAGCACTCTCCTCAGGCCCAAGACCATCGAG GGAATGACATTGGACGATTTCGATAAATTCGCCTTTGACATGATTTTGATGAGCCCACCTTGCCAACCTTTCACCAG AATTGGCCTACAGGGTGACGTATCTGACCCCAGAACAAAGAGTTTCCTCTATATCCTGGATCTACTGCCCAG ACTCATTAAACTGCCACGCTTTATCCTGTTGGAGAACGTAAAAGGATTCGAGACCTCCTCTGCCAG GGACTCTCTGGTAAGCACCCTAAAGGACTGTGGATACACCTACCAGGAGCTAATGGTCTCCCCAACAAGT CTGGGGATCCCCAACTCCAGACTTCGATACTTCCTGATTGCCAAGGCTCCACCCGGAAGCTTCTCCTTCCACACCTCCTCCGAG ATTCTAGAAGGCTTCCCGTCTCCTGCTGTTCAGGTTGTTCCAGAACCTTCCTTAGTCGAGCCTGCTTCCTGTAGAAGCGCCTGccaggaggaagacgaggagaaacaggaagaaggagaggggcAAATCCTGTACAAACTAGAGACGGCCAAACAAGCTGACAGGAAGTCGAGTCAGAACAATGACACGTCGCTGCGACAGATCCGAGACTTCCTGGAGCTCGTAGCAGGAGAAGGGACGGAGGACGGCGAGGAGGCAGAGAAATACCTCCTCCCAGCTAAGACCCTCCTGCGCTACGCTCTGCTGATGGACATAGTCAGACCCACCTGTAGACGATCGGTTTGCTTCACCAAAGG CTATGGCCACTACGTAGAAGGAACCGGCTCTGTCCTACAGTCTTGCTCGGAGACAGAG GTGGAGGAAGCATTCAGAGGTCTGGAGCAGCTGtcggaggaggagaagctgaaGCAGCTGTCCAGGCTGAGGCTGCGCTACTTCACCCCCAGAGAGATCGCCAACCTCATGGGCTTCCCCAAGACCTTCA CCTTTCCAGAGAACATCACAACCAAGCAGCAATACAGAGTTCTGGGCAACAGTCTGAATGTTCATGTGGTGTCTAGACTCATACAGCTAATGGTGTCCTAA
- the trdmt1 gene encoding tRNA (cytosine(38)-C(5))-methyltransferase isoform X3, which produces MESGVAAEVVAAVDVNTTANEIYKHNFPSTLLRPKTIEGMTLDDFDKFAFDMILMSPPCQPFTRIGLQGDVSDPRTKSFLYILDLLPRLIKLPRFILLENVKGFETSSARDSLVSTLKDCGYTYQELMVSPTSLGIPNSRLRYFLIAKAPPGSFSFHTSSEILEGFPSPAVQVVPEPSLVEPASCRSACQEEDEEKQEEGEGQILYKLETAKQADRKSSQNNDTSLRQIRDFLELVAGEGTEDGEEAEKYLLPAKTLLRYALLMDIVRPTCRRSVCFTKGYGHYVEGTGSVLQSCSETEVEEAFRGLEQLSEEEKLKQLSRLRLRYFTPREIANLMGFPKTFTFPENITTKQQYRVLGNSLNVHVVSRLIQLMVS; this is translated from the exons ATGG AGAGTGGGGTGGCCGCAGAAGTGGTGGCTGCTGTGGATGTGAACACCACAGCCAATGAAATCTACAAACACAACTTCCCCAGCACTCTCCTCAGGCCCAAGACCATCGAG GGAATGACATTGGACGATTTCGATAAATTCGCCTTTGACATGATTTTGATGAGCCCACCTTGCCAACCTTTCACCAG AATTGGCCTACAGGGTGACGTATCTGACCCCAGAACAAAGAGTTTCCTCTATATCCTGGATCTACTGCCCAG ACTCATTAAACTGCCACGCTTTATCCTGTTGGAGAACGTAAAAGGATTCGAGACCTCCTCTGCCAG GGACTCTCTGGTAAGCACCCTAAAGGACTGTGGATACACCTACCAGGAGCTAATGGTCTCCCCAACAAGT CTGGGGATCCCCAACTCCAGACTTCGATACTTCCTGATTGCCAAGGCTCCACCCGGAAGCTTCTCCTTCCACACCTCCTCCGAG ATTCTAGAAGGCTTCCCGTCTCCTGCTGTTCAGGTTGTTCCAGAACCTTCCTTAGTCGAGCCTGCTTCCTGTAGAAGCGCCTGccaggaggaagacgaggagaaacaggaagaaggagaggggcAAATCCTGTACAAACTAGAGACGGCCAAACAAGCTGACAGGAAGTCGAGTCAGAACAATGACACGTCGCTGCGACAGATCCGAGACTTCCTGGAGCTCGTAGCAGGAGAAGGGACGGAGGACGGCGAGGAGGCAGAGAAATACCTCCTCCCAGCTAAGACCCTCCTGCGCTACGCTCTGCTGATGGACATAGTCAGACCCACCTGTAGACGATCGGTTTGCTTCACCAAAGG CTATGGCCACTACGTAGAAGGAACCGGCTCTGTCCTACAGTCTTGCTCGGAGACAGAG GTGGAGGAAGCATTCAGAGGTCTGGAGCAGCTGtcggaggaggagaagctgaaGCAGCTGTCCAGGCTGAGGCTGCGCTACTTCACCCCCAGAGAGATCGCCAACCTCATGGGCTTCCCCAAGACCTTCA CCTTTCCAGAGAACATCACAACCAAGCAGCAATACAGAGTTCTGGGCAACAGTCTGAATGTTCATGTGGTGTCTAGACTCATACAGCTAATGGTGTCCTAA